The following coding sequences lie in one Monomorium pharaonis isolate MP-MQ-018 chromosome 1, ASM1337386v2, whole genome shotgun sequence genomic window:
- the LOC105835945 gene encoding ubiquinone biosynthesis monooxygenase COQ6, mitochondrial — MATLREAILTCRFVLVSLSRNCEHVIPGVTAVSRKNYSTVTDNEKTYDVIVAGGGMVGTTLACALANNRRLAGKRILLLENSTKHEYTPPEQYSNRVVALNQQTRTLLSSIGAWKHIEAVRCSPVRKMQVWEACSDAMITFNEDLSNKELAFIVENDLLLHAVNKQLSEKENVTVIYESKIVNVKLPKTSIELATVELQSGEHYKAKLLVGADGVNSLVRKAMGVIYLNWQYNQLGIVATLKLSEPTENIVAWQRFLPTGPIALLPLTDSLSSLVWSVSSEKAKELMKVSDEEFVDRINEALWKTYPKSNIVESGMHGFHWLLTRLALKTHATRQMPPSVAAIVEGSRASFPLGFGHASSYIQPGTVLVGDAAHRVHPLAGQGVNLGFGDVMELTQILAEDAMTGSCINDMQSLRTYETLRQRHNVPMMLAIDGLHRFYQYTAAPVVLSRSLGLQLVNAIPPFKKLLMQKAAGHDIF; from the exons ATGGCAACACTCAGGGAAGCGATATTAACTTGTCGTTTCGTCCTTGTGTCGTTGTCACGGAATTGCGAGCATGTCATCCCCGGCGTAACCGCGGTCTCGAGAAAAAACTATTCAACCGTCACGGACAATGAAAAAACCTACGACGTTATCGTCGCCGGAGGTGGCATGGTTGGCACGACGTTGGCATGCGCCTTAG caaaCAATCGGAGATTAGCAGGCAAGAGGATTTTGCTTTTGGAAAATAGCACTAAACATGAATATACACCACCTGAACAATACTCTAATCGAGTTGTTGCATTGAATCAGCAAACTCGTACCTTGTTGTCCAGCATAGGCGCTTGGAAACATATAGAGGCAGTCCGCTGTTCTCCAGTACGAAAAATGCAG GTATGGGAAGCGTGTTCTGATGCTATGATAACATTTAATGAAGATTTGTCCAACAAAGAATTGGCTTTTATAGTAGAGAATGACTTGCTATTGCATGCGGTAAACAAGCAACTCTCTGAAAAGGAAAATGTTACTGTGATTTATGAATCTAAGATTGTCAATGTAAAACTGCCGAAGACATCTATAGAACTCGCCACTGTAGAGTTGCAATCTGGAGAACACTACAAAGCCAAGTTATTG GTGGGCGCCGATGGCGTTAACTCACTAGTGAGAAAGGCGATGGGTGTGATTTATCTCAACTGGCAGTATAATCAATTGGGCATTGTCGCGACCCTCAAGCTGTCTgag CCCACGGAGAACATCGTCGCTTGGCAGAGATTCCTTCCAACAGGTCCTATCGCACTGCTTCCG TTGACAGATTCCCTCAGTTCGCTCGTGTGGTCCGTGTCGAGCGAGAAGGCAAAAGAATTGATGAAAGTTTCGGATGAGGAGTTTGTCGACAGGATAAACGAGGCATTGTGGAAGACCTATCCGAAGAGCAATATTGTCGAGAGTGGGATGCATGGATTTCACTGGTTGCTCACGAGGCTCGCCTTGAAGACTCACGCGACTAGACAAATGCCGCCGTCTGTGGCAGCGATTGTGGAAGGATCGCGAGCCTCGTTTCCCTTAGGTTTCGGCCATGCCTCGTCTTACATTCAGCCAGGCACGGTGTTGGTCGG GGATGCTGCGCATCGAGTTCATCCTTTGGCAGGTCAAGGTGTGAATCTTGGTTTTGGCGACGTGATGGAGCTGACGCAAATCCTCGCCGAGGACGCCATGACCGGCAGTTGTATAAATGATATGCAGTCTTTGCGAACATATGAGACGCTGAGACAACGTCACAATGTACCGATGATGCTCGCTATCGATGGGCTTCATCGGTTCTATCAATACACCGCTGCACCTGTTGTTCTCAGTAGAAGCTTGGGCTTACAACTAGTGAACGCTATCCCGCCATTCAAG aaatTGTTGATGCAAAAAGCTGCAGggcatgatattttttaa
- the LOC105835935 gene encoding LOW QUALITY PROTEIN: uncharacterized protein LOC105835935 (The sequence of the model RefSeq protein was modified relative to this genomic sequence to represent the inferred CDS: substituted 3 bases at 3 genomic stop codons) yields MMFIGSIVLFLALTTIDAQNKCPNNNDTCIKIHDCPEVMETLKSLRPFSNKTFQTLSRSHCDIEDNHPKVCCNQIRTALRISNLEDTPPDVTDHPNLRLLDHKACGRITSNRIIGGIKTELFQYPWMALIAYDTGKPNPEFFCGGTIISARYVLTAAHCVTSLRKGIRLIGVRIGDHDISKERDCELDENGDEVLCAEKYQDFGVEDFYFHPKYTKTGQQNDIALIRLNDTIDFSPEHIKPICLPFGSATNLIRKTAVVTGWGITEYGLRSSILLQASLPVVSNEQCKEIYEPSKQIWYKQLCAGGGRNFSVCNGDSGGPLQASGTYNGTSMRIIQYGLISYGLMPCGIQGVPGVFTNIVYYTDWILNTMRDXTRLTDLLNYILIXTXINMMFIGSIVLFLAITTIDAQNRCSDRDCINIRNCPAIIAILSGPRPLSAEALQTLRNSQCGFEGNDPKVCCNQQSQRITTSTTTITTTTTTEASVSEGIPDPPNVANHPNLRLLDHQACGPVAVPKVVGGNKTGIFQYPWMALIAYDTGRQNPEFRCGGTVISSRYILTAAHCVTSLPGTLRLIGVRVGDHDITKERDCETDNDGLEVVCAERYQDFGVENFYFHPEYTRTRLQNDIALIRLNSSVDFRPQNVKPICLPFGSAARLTHKKAVVTGWGATELGPRSTDLLQAKLPLVPYEQCRETYKRSTQIWYKQLCAGGQMAVDSCMGDSGGPLQAASIYNGRAVRIVQYGVVSYGLKQCGTQGFPGVYTNVAYYMDWILNTMTD; encoded by the exons ATGATGTTCATTGGCTCGATCGTTCTTTTCCTCGCGCTAACAACAATCGATGCAC AGAATAAGTGCccaaataataatgatacatGCATCAAAATTCACGACTGCCCGGAAGTAATGGAAACCTTGAAAAGTCTAAGACCGTTTTCAAACAAAACTTTTCAAACGCTCAGTCGTTCGCATTGCGATATCGAGGATAATCACCCGAAAGTTTGTTGCAACCAg ATAAGAACAGCATTAAGAATCTCAAATTTAGAAGATACTCCGCCAGATGTGACAGATCATCCAAATTTACGTTTGTTGGATCACAAAGCGTGTGGGCGCATTACTAGCAACAGAATAATCGGCGGCATTAAAACCGAACTCTTTCAATATCCATGGATGGCACTGATCGCATACGACACCGGAAAACCGAATCCGGAATTTTTTTGTGGCGGCACGATCATTTCCGCCCGCTATGTCCTCACCGCTGCTCATTGCGTCACATCACTTCGAAAGG GCATCAGACTGATAGGTGTCAGGATAGGAGATCACGACATAAGCAAGGAACGTGATTGTGAACTAGACGAAAACGGGGACGAGGTATTGTGCGCTGAGAAGTATCAGGATTTCGGCGTGGAAGATTTCTACTTCCATCCGAAGTACACGAAAACGGGGCAGCAAAATGACATCGCGCTTATCAGGTTGAATGATACCATAGACTTCAGTCCAGAGCATATCAAGCCCATTTGTTTACCCTTCGGTTCTGCAACAAACTTAATTCGTAAGACG GCAGTGGTGACCGGCTGGGGTATTACTGAATATGGCCTGCGCAGCTCAATACTTTTGCAGGCGTCGCTGCCAGTGGTTTCCAATGAGCAgtgtaaagaaatatatgaacCGTCCAAGCAGATCTGGTATAAGCAACTGTGCGCCGGCGGTGGTAGAAACTTTTCTGTTTGCAATGGCGATAGCGGTGGACCTTTGCAAGCTTCTGGCACGTACAATGGCACGTCCATGCGCATCATCCAGTACGGTTTGATTAGCTATGGACTGATGCCGTGCGGCATTCAGGGTGTCCCTGGAGTTTTTACCAACATCGTCTATTACACAGACTGGATCCTCAATACGATGAGAGATTAAAC AAGATTAACCGATTTACTG AATTACATACTAATATAGACATAAATAAACATGATGTTCATCGGCTCAATCGTTCTTTTCCTCGCAATAACAACAATCGATGCAC aGAATAGGTGCTCGGATAGAGATTGTATCAACATTCGTAACTGTCCGGCGATTATAGCCATCTTGAGCGGTCCAAGACCGCTTTCGGCAGAAGCTTTGCAGACCCTCAGAAACTCGCAATGTGGCTTCGAAGGCAATGATCCGAAAGTTTGTTGTAATCAG caATCGCAAAGAATAACGACGTCGACAACAACGATAACGACAACAACAACGACAGAGGCCTCCGTTTCAGAAGGAATTCCAGATCCACCGAATGTAGCAAATCACCCGAATCTACGTCTCTTGGATCATCAAGCGTGCGGGCCTGTCGCCGTACCGAAGGTAGTCGGCGGCAACAAAACCGGAATCTTTCAATATCCATGGATGGCCCTGATCGCATACGACACTGGACGGCAGAATCCGGAGTTTCGTTGTGGCGGCACGGTTATCTCCTCGCGCTACATCCTCACCGCCGCTCACTGCGTCACGTCACTTCCAGGAA CTCTCAGACTGATAGGCGTCAGGGTAGGAGATCACGACATAACTAAGGAACGTGATTGCGAGACAGACAACGACGGCCTGGAAGTCGTGTGCGCCGAGAGGTATCAGGATTTCGGCGTGGAGAACTTCTACTTTCATCCGGAGTACACGAGAACGAGGCTGCAAAATGACATAGCTCTCATCAGGTTGAACAGTAGCGTAGATTTTAGACCACAAAATGTCAAGCCCATTTGTTTACCCTTCGGTTCTGCGGCGAGACTAACTCATAAAAAG GCCGTTGTGACTGGCTGGGGTGCGACGGAGCTCGGGCCGAGGAGCACGGATCTTCTGCAGGCGAAGCTGCCACTTGTTCCATACGAGCAATGCAGAGAGACATATAAACGGTCCACGCAAATCTGGTACAAGCAGCTGTGCGCCGGAGGCCAAATGGCCGTGGACTCCTGCATGGGCGACAGCGGTGGGCCTCTCCAGGCGGCCAGTATATACAACGGCAGGGCGGTGCGCATCGTCCAGTACGGCGTGGTCAGCTACGGACTGAAGCAGTGCGGTACCCAGGGCTTCCCCGGGGTCTACACCAATGTTGCCTACTACATGGACTGGATCCTCAACACGATGACCGATTAA
- the LOC105835944 gene encoding transient receptor potential channel pyrexia — MSILSKKNFFERLSGSRLTREEPTMEAANNGTQSTMIGNKEESEDIWMSEISGSISSENIFDSVTCHIPTSPMTQEQPWSKEEVEMALSNLPGGEVALSLIPALQEDALQKALEEFQSLTLNNTVDRHHKMSLSKFANGFMRRALLDSENEAAAAATPGQLLVRWSDTCLLISSWLGHTEVAKALLDKGASVSASDCDGRTPLHLAAYAASVKLVEELLKHGADPHKWDHGKKCTPLHCAAAVGCVAVVKCLIRSGANVDAGLSGRSPLHYAVLNNAGDCVEALLQAGACPNNPQVYTETPLHVAASLGNVHCTKLLLNHGADVRVQLGVARSTPLHLAAEEGSMECTKLLLNAGAAWEAKNARGQTAMHLAALAQSVETLDVLISAGAKVNAEDDDGRTPLHAAVAKALRSGELVKTLIQAGASINKPDKFGYTPLHIAALNESSPTVIMLLAKGADVTARTKGGVTALSFIIRRTPEVLPRFVARFDQAISLHDHELGDVDCELRLDFRPLVPGGRGETDLMLCLVEVGQGHVLKHPLCESFLYLKWLRIRKFFLLSLMFHSIFVILFTGYVGATYLWRVKRLSNVLLWPVLGFTCVLACKELFQVAHGICSYAKRWENWLQWSVIVASGIILIPLGYTWQYHVAALGVLLVWIELMMVVGRFPMFGIYVQMFTQVSINFFKFLAAYMCLIVGFSLGFTVLHKNYKSFANPLISLLKTMIMMSGELEFEDVFFDSKAPLQYPGTAHLMLLGFVILVTVILTNLMVGLAVSDIQELRRCAGLDRLVRRAELVAHLENMLFSKLLDRAPAWRIIRVCRRGALLLRPPYHCALHIRPNDPRERRLPRDLVRAIYRLISERKTRRATFRGGMPPPLLQNANVANAATDSTHVRLSRMYSTESNQQQLNELAVELKRCSYNIGTRLDILTDKVESIARDLNMSPHLR; from the exons ATGTCGATTCTCAGTAAGAAGAATTTTTTCGAGAGACTTTCCGGCAGTCGTCTGACGCGAGAGGAGCCGACGATGGAAGCCGCCAACAACGGAACACAGTCTACTATGATCGGCAACAAG GAGGAAAGCGAGGACATTTGGATGAGTGAGATCAGCGGCAGCATCTCCTCTGAGAACATCTTTGATTCCGTCACGTGTCATATACCGACATCGCCGATGACACAGGAGCAACCTTGGAGCAAGGAGGAGGTCGAAATGGCGTTATCGAATCTTCCAGGGGGCGAGGTCGCTCTGTCCCTGATCCCTGCTCTTCAAGAAGATGCTCTGCAAAAGGCTCTAGAGGAATTTCAAAGTTTGACTCTAAATAACACCGTAGACAGACATCATAAGATGTCGTTGTCTAAATTTGCAAACGG GTTTATGCGAAGGGCTCTGTTAGACAGCGAAAATGAAGCAGCAGCTGCTGCGACTCCGGGTCAACTACTTGTGCGATGGTCAGACACGTGTCTACTGATTTCTAGTTGGTTGGGTCATACGGAAGTCGCGAAGGCTTTGCTAGATAAAGGCGCGTCAGTTTCCGCGAGTGACTGCGATGGAAG GACACCGTTACATCTGGCAGCTTATGCTGCATCCGTAAAACTCGTAGAGGAGTTATTGAAGCATGGTGCCGATCCGCACAAGTGGGATCACGGGAAGAAATGCACCCCGTTGCATTGCGCCGCGGCGGTGGGTTGCGTCGCCGTCGTCAAATGCTTGATCAGATCGGGCGCGAACGTGGACGCCGGATTGTCCGGCAGGAGTCCGCTCCATTACGCCGTGCTGAACAATGCCGGGGATTGCGTCGAAGCTCTACTGCAAGCAGGTGCTTGTCCTAATAATCCACAG GTCTACACAGAGACACCTCTGCATGTGGCGGCTAGTTTGGGTAACGTGCATTGCACTAAATTGCTGTTGAATCACGGGGCGGACGTGAGGGTGCAATTAGGAGTCGCGCGATCAACACCACTACATCTGGCAGCAGAAGAGGGGAGTATGGAGTGCACCAAGTTATTGTTGAACGCCGGTGCGGCCTGGGAAGCAAAGAATGCACGCGGTCAGACGGCGATGCACCTGGCGGCGCTTGCTCAGTCTGTAGAAACGTTGGACGTATTAATAAGCGCCGGTGCGAAGGTCAACGCGGAGGATGACGATGGACGAACTCCGCTACATGCCGCAGTCGCGAAAGCCCTGAGGAGCGGTGAACTGGTCAAGACTTTAATACAG GCAGGTGCCTCGATTAATAAGCCGGACAAGTTTGGTTACACGCCGCTGCACATTGCGGCTCTGAACGAGAGTTCGCCCACGGTGATAATGCTGCTAGCGAAGGGCGCCGACGTGACAGCGCGCACCAAAGGCGGCGTTACCGCCCTTAGTTTTATTATACGTCGTACCCCGGAGGTATTGCCGCGTTTCGTGGCACGCTTCGATCAGGCAATCTCGCTGCACGATCACGAGCTGGGTGACGTGGACTGCGAGTTGCGGCTGGATTTTCGACCGTTGGTACCGGGCGGTCGCGGTGAGACAGATCTGATGCTCTGCCTGGTAGAGGTTGGTCAGGGCCACGTGTTGAAGCACCCGTTGTGTGAGAGTTTTCTCTACCTTAAGTGGTTACGTATTCGGAAGTTCTTCCTACTCAGTCTGATGTTTCATTCAATCTTCGTTATCCTCTTCACCGGTTACGTCGGAGCAACGTATCTTTGGCGTGTGAAACGGCTCAGCAATGTTCTCCTCTGGCCGGTGCTGGGCTTCACCTGTGTGCTCGCGTGCAAGGAACTCTTTCAAGTCGCTCACGGTATCTGCTCCTACGCTAAACGCTGGGAGAACTGGCTGCAATGGAGCGTAATCGTAGCCTCCGGCATCATATTGATTCCGTTGGGATACACTTGGCAGTATCATGTCGCTGCCCTCGGTGTTTTGTTGGTCTGGATCGAGCTAATGATGGTGGTCGGTCGCTTTCCCATGTTCGGTATCTATGTACAGATGTTCACCCAAGTGTCCATCAACTTTTTCAAGTTTCTCGCGGCCTATATGTGCCTCATAGTCGGCTTCTCCCTTGGTTTCACTGTGCTGCACAAGAACTATAAGTCCTTCGCTAATCCGCTAATCAGCCTGCTCAAGACGATGATCATGATGTCAGGCGAGCTTGAGTTCGAAGATGTCTTCTTCGATTCGAAAGCACCGCTCCAATATCCCGGCACAGCCCACTTGATGCTTCTTGGCTTCGTCATCCTGGTGACAGTGATTTTGACGAATCTGATGGTCGGTCTAGCCGTATCGGATATCCAGGAGCTTCGCAGATGCGCCGGTCTCGATCGATTAGTGCGCCGTGCCGAGCTCGTGGCTCATCTCGAGAACATGTTATTCTCCAAGCTCTTAGATCGTGCTCCGGCATGGAGAATAATACGGGTGTGTAGGAGAGGTGCTCTGCTACTACGTCCACCATATCACTGTGCCTTGCACATTCGGCCGAACGATCCGCGCGAAAGACGTCTACCACGAGACCTCGTCCGCGCGATATATCGCCTGATCAGCGAGAGAAAAACGCGGCGGGCGACGTTCAGAGGCGGCATGCCACCACCATTGTTGCAAAATGCGAACGTCGCGAACGCGGCGACGGATTCGACTCACGTGAGGCTCAGCAGGATGTACAGCACTGAAAGCAATCAACAACAACTAAACGAGCTGGCGGTCGAGCTGAAGAGATGTTCGTACAATATCGGCACAAGGCTGGACATACTGACTGACAAGGTGGAGAGTATCGCTAGAGACTTGAACATGTCTCCACATTTACGTTAA
- the LOC105835943 gene encoding serine protease easter — MMLIDLFILSLVLTTINAQNNCSRNENCTNILDCPEFRHLWKYPNEKFSEHTFQTIKRFKCSPEGNYPKVCCKQATETTEILEDTPDFPNVTNHPNLRLLDHQACGPNMNYGNKTKFFQYPWMALLRYLIYNPWDTFSKGSTEWILCSGTIISSRYILTAARCKYRSGFRVIGVRVGDYNLSKERECELDENGHEVCAERYQDIAMEKNGFYRHPDYSPFEDKNDIALIRLNDTIDFSPQNVKPICLPFGPTANIDFRRWILSGIQKVDVPGWGLTSDWLRHT, encoded by the exons AAAATAACTGCTcaagaaatgaaaattgtaCTAACATTCTCGATTGTCCGGAATTTAGACACCTTTGGAAATATCCAAATGAAAAGTTTTCAGAACATACTTTTCAAACAATCAAGAGATTCAAATGTAGTCCCGAGGGCAATTACCCGAAGGTTTGCTGCAAACAg GCGACAGAAACGACAGAGATTTTAGAAGATACTCCGGATTTTCCAAACGTGACAAATCATCCAAATTTACGTTTGTTGGATCATCAAGCGTGCGGGCCAAATATGAACTATGGCAATAAAACCAAATTCTTCCAATATCCGTGGATGGCACTACtcagatatttaatatacaatccCTG GGATACTTTCTCAAAAGGATCTACAGAGTGGATTCTTTGTAGCGGCACAATTATTTCCTCGCGTTACATTCTCACCGCCGCTCGGTGCAAATATCGATCGG GCTTTAGAGTGATAGGTGTCAGAGTAGGAGATTATAATTTAAGCAAGGAACGTGAATGTGAACTAGACGAAAACGGGCACGAGGTGTGTGCTGAAAGGTATCAAGATATCGCTATggaaaaaaatggattttatcGCCATCCAGATTACAGTCCCTTTGAAGATAAAAACGATATTGCACTCATCAGATTGAATGATACCATAGACTTCAGTCCTCAGAATGTCAAGCCCATTTGTTTACCCTTTGGTCCAACAGCAAACATCGATTTTCGTCGATGGATTTTATCAGGAAttcaaaaa GTAGACGTGCCCGGCTGGGGTTTAACAAGCGACTGGCTCAGACATACATAG
- the LOC105835942 gene encoding protein FAM161A, with amino-acid sequence MTEHKGTSFFHSCVKTPVDPCSRQPTPSYERPRLSSGSRRSEKVKKINFAEGESLAVENSESSSPRDTLENFLEFLKSIPDYGQIHHLSNEQFKQKVEYLRRKQRLLLQNLRNSLDDDEEEPPSRLSISRNERSKSKNVKSDVIVDNLKLNGKKCYLEESRTSSPILFPFGNFAGLAEDQDLLTYRCRDKDKETKTMRNKEILAANKSWSTWSESKSDDSVNSDGEDSIETKSLPPNSSKEWHPTVPRPFTFTLREEAEKYMTEVERAKEDNEKKSPSKKRRVRPIPITSKIPLYDKLMAEKEERSRIVREESALNLLSQMRPFRLECDRRAWRSMARSSPELCSSKSGSSRFKAKPVPRNLFGTEVYDRMLEDEYYRQLRKRVRAAELLKSSSLPPSMARRERVKSACAHFQDVQGSSNKDDDESVTPTTTSDRTRSAMASILSSRGNNLAAILRCQASREKLEREIRERMEEKRREQVLKLRETLIGRKPAWKALRSAARHEHDRDLDMRTTLRRDEAREQAERHRLQMEMMLDRVTQIPTLFERHSQSFQSLLKAQQKIFSKSAHTRKKKKKKKKKQQQQQQQQSKTSTSSSLDSYLSFVSNSRPNSGSLTSSSGTLISSQSLSKSSRDSSDKSATKSEASTLKRKADRGLLKVSINETAELIEDRDEKLSSSDDVTPEE; translated from the exons ATGACGGAGCACAAAGGCACGTCCTTCTTTCATTCGTGTGTGAAGACGCCGGTGGATCCCTGCAGCCGGCAACCAACCCCTTCTTACGAACGTCCTCGTCTGTCGTCCGGTAGCCGGAGATCAGAGAAGGTGAAGAAGATCAACTTCGCCGAGGGTGAATCGCTCGCCGTCGAGAACTCGGAGTCGTCGAGCCCGCGCGACACCCTCGAGAACTTCCTGGAGTTCCTGAAGAGCATACCGGACTACGGGCAGATACATCACTTGTCGAACGAACAGTTCAAGCAAAAGGTCGAGTATCTGAGAAGGAAGCAGCGGTTACTTCTGCAAAATCTAAGGAACTCGCTGGACGACGATGAGGAGGAGCCGCCGTCGCGTTTGTCGATCTCGAGAAACGAAAGATCGAAGTCGAAGAACGTCAAATCGGACGTTATCGTCGACAATCTCAAGCTGAACGGCAAGAAGTGCTATCTCGAGGAATCCAGGACGAGTAGCCCTATATTGTTTCCTTTCGGTAATTTCGCCGGTCTCGCCGAGGATCAGGATCTGCTGACGTACag GTGCAGAGACAAAGATAAGGAGACGAAGACAATGCGCAACAAGGAGATACTAGCTGCCAATAAGAGCTGGAGTACGTGGAGCGAGTCGAAAAGCGACGACAGTGTGAACAGCGACGGTGAGGACAGCATCGAGACGAAGAGTTTGCCGCCGAATAGCTCGAAAGAGTGGCACCCTACGGTGCCCAGGCCATTTACTTTCACCCTGAG AGAAGAGGCAGAAAAATACATGACGGAGGTGGAGCGCGCAAAGGAGGATAACGAGAAAAAAAGTCCTTCGAAGAAACGACGAGTCAGACCTATTCCTATCACGTCCAAAATACCACTTTACGATAAACTGATGGccgagaaagaagaaag AAGTCGTATCGTGCGCGAGGAGAGCGCCTTGAACCTGCTGTCGCAGATGCGACCTTTCAGGCTGGAGTGCGACCGTCGTGCCTGGCGGTCCATGGCGAGGTCCAGTCCTGAGCTCTGCTCGAGCAAAAGCGGCTCCTCGCGTTTCAAGGCCAAGCCGGTACCAAGAAACCTGTTCGGTACAGAGGTTTACGACCGTATGCTCGAGGACGAATACTATAG GCAGCTAAGGAAAAGGGTGAGGGCCGCCGAGTTGCTGAAGTCCTCTTCCTTACCGCCGTCGATGGCGAGGCGCGAGCGTGTCAAGTCCGCGTGTGCACATTTCCAGGACGTCCAGGGGTCCAGCAACAAGGACGACGACGAGTCTGTCACTCCGACGACGACGTCCGACAGAACCAGGTCCGCGATGGCGTCTATATTGTCCTCGCGCGGAAACAACTTGGCCGCGATTCTGAGATGTCAGGCCTCACG AGAGAAACTTGAGCGCGAGATACGGGAACGGATGGAGGAGAAGCGGCGGGAGCAGGTGCTGAAGCTGCGGGAGACGCTGATCGGTCGGAAGCCCGCGTGGAAGGCCCTGAGATCGGCCGCGAG GCACGAGCACGACAGGGACTTGGACATGCGGACCACTCTTCGTCGAGACGAGGCGCGGGAGCAGGCCGAGCGTCATCGGCTGCAGATGGAGATGATGCTGGACCGTGTGACGCAAATACCGACTCTCTTCGAACGGCATTCTCAG AGTTTTCAATCGCTCTTGAAGGCgcaacagaaaattttttcgaaGAGCGCTCACACccggaagaagaagaagaagaaaaagaagaaacagcaacagcagcagcagcagcaatcGAAAACGTCCACGTCAAGCAGCTTGGATTCGTACCTGAGCTTCGTCAGCAACTCCAGACCGAATTCCGGATCGTTAACCAGTTCTTCCGGTACTCTGATCTCAAGCCAATCGTTGTCGAAGTCGTCGCGCGATTCCTCCGACAAATCGGCGACCAAATCGGAGGCGTCGACGTTAAAGAGGAAGGCCGATCGCGGTCTGCTGAAGGTGTCGATCAACGAGACGGCGGAACTGATCGAGGACCGCGACGAGAAATTGTCCAGCAGCGACGACGTCACTCCCGAAGAGTGA